The Metallosphaera hakonensis JCM 8857 = DSM 7519 genome includes the window TCATTGTTCATGGATTTAAGTGTTGCGGACTTTCAAGTTAAGTTTCTCTATGATATCGTCAGCAACCTTCTTACCAGATAGTATCATGGCACCAAATATGGGTCCCATTCTGGGTAGAGCTTTGACTTCCGTCACAGCCATCCCTGCAGCATAAAGACCAGGTGCTACTTCACCCGATTGTTCCACAGTTAATTGTTCTGCCATCTCGCTATATGCCGACTTCTCTCCCGGAATTACTATTCCTAGCTCTGGAATCTTCCTTGAAGCCACCGAAATCACTTCCGCGTCATGTCCTGTGGCATCTATGACAGCCTTCGCAGATATAAAGAGTGGGTCCACGTGAAGCCCTGCCATTTGTGTAGCTGTCCACTCCACTGCCACGCCAGTAACCCTGAGAGGATTCTCCCTAAAGATTACGTCATCTACGGTAACTCCGTGAATTATCTTTGCTCCTGCATCAATAGCGGCAGA containing:
- a CDS encoding sulfide-dependent adenosine diphosphate thiazole synthase encodes the protein MNIKQVDEVKITKYILKATFDDWMSFSENDVVIVGAGPSGLAAAYYLAKAGLKTTVFERRLSFGGGIGGGAMLFHKIIIESPADEILKEIGVKLQKFEDGVFAVDSAQFMAKLASAAIDAGAKIIHGVTVDDVIFRENPLRVTGVAVEWTATQMAGLHVDPLFISAKAVIDATGHDAEVISVASRKIPELGIVIPGEKSAYSEMAEQLTVEQSGEVAPGLYAAGMAVTEVKALPRMGPIFGAMILSGKKVADDIIEKLNLKVRNT